One window of the Ficedula albicollis isolate OC2 unplaced genomic scaffold, FicAlb1.5 N00534, whole genome shotgun sequence genome contains the following:
- the LOC101811116 gene encoding serine/threonine-protein kinase pim-1-like: SLSVPLSRSHSLYSRRVRSVFPAPRKAPVAEPAPCPALSGPPLCRLRGALSFVAAAPSEEPLAELGALVVVVLEQHRLLLPRCEPRRPSARPPEPGAAREAAAPGAGECPGPNGESAVPSARAEKPPLEQLYREGPLLGSGGCGSVYAGTRLADGAPVAIKRVPRDRIWEWARLHDGALVPLELVLLSMVSCPAPRTLVMERPERCRDVWHLLQAGGSLPEPVARGLFRQVLQAVRHCTSRGVLHRDIKAENVLVDLASGEAKLMGLGCGTVFQDTIYTWMAECQHLIRWCLSMDPADRPCLEDLLEHSWLQETHLAQETAEIHPSAQ, translated from the exons CTCGCTCTCCGTCCCCTTGTCCCGCTCACACTCCCTCTACTCCCGTCGCGTCCGGTCCGTGTTTCCCGCTCCCCGCAAAGCGCCCGTGGCCGAGCCGGCCCCCTGCCCGGCGCTGTCGGGCCCGCCGCTGTGCCGCCTCCGCGGGGCTCTGTCCTTTGTGGCTGCGGCGCCTTCTGAAGAGCCTCTGGCAGAGCTCGGCGctctggtggtggtggtgctggagcagcaccgTCTTTTG CTTCCCCGGTGCGAGCCCCGCCGCCCGTCAGCTCGGCCGCCGGAGCCCGGGGCGGCTCGGGAAGCAGCAGCGCCCGGGGCGGGCGAGTGCCCCGGGCCGAATGGCGAGAGCGCCGTGCCGTCCGCACGGGCGGAGAAgcctcccctggagcagctctaCCGGGAGGGCCCGCTGCTGGGGAGCGGCGGCTGCGGCAGCGTTTACGCCGGGACCCGGCTCGCCGACGGCGCCCCG GTGGCCATCAAGCGAGTGCCCCGCGATCGCATCTGGGAGTGGGCGCGGCTG CACGACGGCGCCCTTGtgcccctggagctggtgctgctctccatGGTGTCGTGCCCTG cccccagaacgCTGGTCATGGAGCGTCCGGAGCGCTGCCGGGACGTGTGGCACTTGCTGCAGGCGGGCGGGTCCCTGCCGGAGCCCGTGGCGCGGGGGCTGTTCCGCCAGGTGCTGCAGGCCGTGCGGCACTGCACCAGCCGCGGCGTCCTGCACCGCGACATCAAGGCCGAGAACGTCCTCGTTGACCTGGCCAGCGGCGAGGCGAAGCTCATGGGCTTGGGCTGCGGCACCGTCTTCCAGGACACCATCTACACCTGGATGGCAG AGTGCCAGCACCTCATCAGGTGGTGTTTATCCATGGACCCTGCAGACAGGCCATGCCTGGAAGACCTCCTAGAGCATTCTTGGCTGCAGGAGACCCACCTGGCCCAGGAGACAGCAGAGATCCATCCCTCTGCACAGTAG